The Cottoperca gobio chromosome 8, fCotGob3.1, whole genome shotgun sequence genome contains the following window.
ACTTTACAGCATCATCTAAATTCAtttggtgtgttttgtgttgcaggtcaggatgtgtttttgtgtggctTTGCCGGCGCTCTCGCTGGAGCTCTCTCCTGCGGCTCGGTGCTTCTCAACCGCAACCTCCATCTGGATGCCATCAATTTggcaaagaaaactaaatgtgtgaataCCAAATTGAAAGGGGAGTAACTGCCTGACGACATTCAGCTGAGTGAGCGTTACACTGTTTTTACACTGTTAGCTTTTTAAAGCTAACAACACCTCAACTGTTGATGCTAAACCAAAGGTTGAACATCATATGCAATCCTATTCTGAACTGCCTTTCCAGTTAACTCTTAACTCTGTGCCTTAGGTGTGTTTTGCTTTGCAGTTTGTAACATGTTTGTAACATGTTTCTCCCTTTTTAACATTAAAGATTACAAACACTGAATTAGTTGCAgtttggtctttggtgtgccattttatacatttaatatctaATTGCATTAATTGATATTTTGCCACTTGAATATGACTGAAACTGAGGTGTAGTAAGACATGTTGtcagtattaaaataaaaaaataaaaatatcctATCTCAGATTCACTTTGCTGCTAATTACAAAGATTTAAACtaaacatttgtacattttgtaaacgGACTTTGTAGGGCCCATTAACTACAAAGCTCAGCCATCATGTTGTTGACATTAAACCCTGCCTGATGTTTAATCCGGTAATTGTCTGGAAACCAGCCTCTTTCCAAACACCACTTTTGTGTTCACGTGCACTGAACTCAGTACATTGCCTTGCACCTGAACGCAGCATTAGTTTACAGTGACATTGACAGCAGCAGGGAGCACGTGTACAAGTAGTGGGCTTTGCACAATGTAAAATGTGAGGTTTCTGATTAGTTGGCGAATAAAAGGGGTGTGATTTCTTATCATTTTCGGATGCTGGCTGCAGTTATGCATCGACATTTTCCTGCAGGCGGCGGCATGGAGGGGAAAGTGCGCTCAGACATCTGAGAAAAGGTAAAAAACTCCACATAAAGTTCCATCAAGAGCGAAATTAAACACTTGTTTCGTGCATGAAAACAGAGTTATTACAGGTGCTTTGCGCCTTTGGTGTCTGTGGCACCTGCTAGCTAACTTGGAAACGTCAATTTCGTTAAATTAGCTAGCTTACTCTGTGACTTAAACCAAGTGTTGTAAACTAAACACgccatatttaaatgttgtccTCCTTCAATAGACATTTATCTAGAAAGTTCAGGTTCGTTTATCCTGAATCTGAAAGACCATGGACATCTGCACGAAGCCTTTGTGCTACGATCTCCTGGCAGAAGTAGGAGAAGGCTCCTACGGCAAAGTGTATAAAGCCAGAGAGGTGGGGGGGAAACAGCGCCTCCTGGCGGTGAAGAAATTCAACATTCGCGGGGACACGTCGGATGTCGGGATCCCTGCGTTCATGATCCGCGAGGTGGCGCTGCTGCGTAAAATGAAGTACTTCAACCATCCCAACATAGTCAAGTAAGTTCATGTGCTAACCTGCTGGAAGGTGATAAACACGTACTGAAAGTGTCTCTTTGTTGCTGTTATTGctctattgtttgttttattaaacgTCCAGGCTGTTGGATGCATCTGCTGTCCCGGTGGGGAGGAGCTTGGATCTCACTCTGGTGCTGGAATACATCGACCAGGACCTTTCCACCTACATCTCCAAGGTTCCTGCTTCTGGACTGAGTCGTGACTGTATTAAGGTTTGAACATTGGAGTCAGGTCTCCCACTGCACTCCCAACGATCGCTCTGGAGATAAATCTGCTATATAATTACAAATCACTTATCTTATCAACTCTTACACCTCCATCATGCAATCTCAAATCCTACTGTACATCCTCACACATTGTGCCACATGGTGTGCGTGTAGGATCTAGCATAACTAAGTACGCAGGCCTCGCCTCAGGGAACAACGCTCGTAGTATGTTCGTGTGTTTCTTATCATCTTGCAAAACTGGAATTCCCTGTTTCACCAGCATAACGTTGTCCTTCAACACACGGCCAACTGTTAAACAGCACGTGTAAACTCAGCTGAGTTTCATCAATCACCTTATTGCTGCAATACGGTTGCAATGAAATCCTTTACCGTCCACCCTATGTGATGTATTTACCAATCACTGATCTGATAACTGGTCTTATAATACATCCTGACTTCACAAGTTGATAAGTATCTCCTGAATGCACAAGTCAACAGCTGAAAAGCATTCAGTGTTGAAGATGCTGCTGTCTGTCGGTGCAGGATGtgatgcagcagctgctgcaaggATTGGACTTCCTCCACACAAACATGGTGCTGCACCGGGACATGAAACCAGAAAACATCCTGATCAGCAGCCGTGGAGAAGTCAAGATCGCAGACTTTGGACTGGCGCGCATCTACACCTACAATATCGCCCTCACTCCAGGTGTAAGTGAGGCAACACACTAAGAGTAGTCGTCAATATAAATGTACACTGCAGTAATCCTCTGCAGCCAGTTTACAAGCCTGTTCCTATATATAGCTCTGTTCATAAGCCTGAGGGGAAACATGTTCTTTTGTCACCTCTCCCACCCCTGGCTGTGTGTCTTCCTTATTTCTTGCATCCTCTCTCTGTTCAGGTGGTTACGCTTTGGTACAGAGCTCCCGAGGTGCTGCTGAACTCTGTTTACATGTCCTCAGTGGACATGTGGAGCGCCGGCTGCATCTTTGCGGAGCTCTTCCTCTTGAGGTAAGGAGTCTGTGTCTGGCTGGAGGTGAACCGTGGCACTAGAGTGTGTTATCTAAGATGTAAAACGTTCGCCACAGTTGTCAGATAAAGAGATAAAGTTGACAGTTGAACACTTGTATCCCACAGACCACTGTTTCAGGGATACACAGAGGTACAGCAGCTGCAGAAAATCTTCGAGTGAGTATttttctcatatatatatatctatagatatatatctatatatatatagatatatatctatagatatatatatctatatatatagatatatatacacatacttaTAGAAAAGGAAGGAACACTTCACCCCCAacatgatcatttgtatatcgaTTACTCAGCCTGTGTTACCTCGAATCCCTGAAGAGAACTTTGCTTTTCTTGCATGCCTCCGCAGTGAACGAGGAGAAAATTGTTAATGAATTGACGCGACACGTTTAACagcagcaaaactatatcacaACATTAGTTTACAAACTCTTACACAAGTGTCATTTGTCCAGTCGTCTCCTCACtccttcccaaacacatgcaaaacCTTACAATTTaaaactttccttttttacTTGCTGAATTCAAAAGTTGCTCAATGGCCATGGAAGCTCCATCATCACAATAAGGAAGTACACGTCGTGCAGTTTACTCAGAAGCTGCTAGACATTTGAAATGGCAGACACACTGGTTATCAGCAGCCTGAATCAGTTCTTTGTTGTACCGAATGTTTCTCAGGGTGATTGGTTTGCCCAGTGAGGAGGACTGGCCCAAGGACAGCCCCATCCGGTACTCCGTCAGCTGGGGGCCTAAAGGCTCCTGCACCAAGCTGCTGCACAACCTCAGCCCAGACGAGAACAACCTTCTATCTGTGAgcacgtgtgtgtttctgttgagATGATGCCATGCTTCACATGTCCCACCTGGCTACACTTGCAGAACAGGTTTTTACTGTAGcgtagtaatatatataatatataaatatgtataatcttGACTGAACGTTGCCTTTTGGAACGCAGCAGTAAAGTCAGGGGTTCTCTAAAGTCTGTGAAaatcatcctctgggaaccacgAATGTCTGCATAATTTCATATGAATCCATCCAACAGATGCTGAGATATTTCTGTCGTGGAGTCATgttgctagcatggctaaaaatagCAAACATTAGCTAGTTACAGCTTCACAAATAAGAGTTGCACGCTGcagtcatgttgttgttgtgtttctcgGCCGCTGGTCTGAACAGGTAGGTGTGAGCGTTTTGAGAGTTGATACAGCAGATGATTATTCCAATAATTGAGATTAATCTAAACGAAAAGGATCACAGTAGCAGCGGGGAGACTTTTGTCCCAAGTCGTTTGTAAAGGTGTGACCTCTCCTTACCTGCAGCAATGTTTGGCGTTCAGACCGAGCCGTCGCATCTCCGCCGCCAAAGCCCTGGCTCATCCTGTCTTCACGAAGCACTGAGAAGAAACAGTCAGCTCCTTCTGCTTCCTCCACTGTCGGCTACGCTAACTCGTCTCGTGCCGCATAATCCATCGTACACTTTGTTccaaactgtttgttttctttgatagCGTTAAACATCGGTTCACCAGCATCATGAGAAACTGTGGTCACTTTACACCTTTTGAACATGAGTGTATGAAAACATTAGCCTGACTTGTAGAACACGGGGATGTTTCTGAAGGACTGCTCCGTGAAACAGTTTTATTTGCTTATAATTTGAGTAAAAGTATgttctttaaaaacagatttgatTTTAAGTATGCTGTGTAATTCCACAAAACGTAATCctactttgttgttgttgagtgtTACTATTAAAAAATAGGGATTGTGTTCTGCTGCAAACTAACAACGTCACTATTATGAGCCCCTCTAAGGTTTGTGTTATTTCACCGAAGCTTTTTTGTTCTCGACTTGTATATGAAGTCcttttatttgagttatttaTGGTGTAATCACTGGACTGGATTACacctgtatttatgtttgtatcGACAGATTGTACAAGATATTTTTCTACATAAGTTACACTGTTCATTCAGAAGCATTTCTATAAATAATTGTCTCTCAAACTCGTCTCTGCATTTGAATGCAACACCATCGCCAAACTCGTCTCTGCATTTGAATGCAACACCATCGCTGATACATTCAGGTACACCACTTTAGTTCTGAGACAGATTGGGAGGTCTGCTGTGTACTCTCTACCCTTTTTAACGTTTTCATGAGCAGGTACAGATGATGGACGATGCAACTGCGTAGTTTGACCAGAAGGGGGCAGTGCTGAAACACTTGTGGAACAACCAGCTGCATAATGAGTCCTCACATTGCACACAGTCCTGAACCTCAGTTGCAAATATTTGCTCCCTACTTAAACTGTCATACCTCCaacattacaaaacatttttcatcTCTAGTGGTATCCGGCTGTGCAGACAGTTTAGTTTTTACTGTATGGTATGTGCTGAGGTTTTTGGAATATCTGAATGTAAGATGTAAAATGTTGAAGCAGGAGACAAAAGACAGATGAAACATGACGGGCAGACATGTAAGTAAATGGAATTACAAATGACTTATGTTCGTCTTTAACAGACAGAATAAGTAAATACAATGATTAGTTAGTATATACAACCAGTGATCCAATACTGGAACACTAAAGGGGCCCTAGTTTCCTGTGTCAATTACTTTGTGGgcattacatttgtttcaggATTATGCACCATGTAAGCACAAAGCAACATAAATAATGCATGTTGACACGTTTACGTAAGACAGTAGGTTTGGATCTTGGTTATTGTGCAAATCAAGTTAATTAAATTACCCCAAAGAACAACCGTGAACGTGCACGTGAGGTTTTTGGAGCTTATTCTCCTCTGAACGCCACAAACAGCACGAGAGCTGCGTCTCTCTGTTGCCATATTGACTGCTGCTACCTGGCAGGGGCGTCCCAGGGTTTGTCCATCTAtttataccccccccccccccccttaattCGGAGAGCGCTCCACAGCTGCCAGTGTGACTACATTTGGAGCGACAGTCCGGTGTTGAATGGCCAGTGGGGACCGCGGGTCTGAACGGCAGTGCATGTAAGTACTTCATTGTACATTCATTGTCTCTAATACCGAGTTACAGTCGAACATGTCACCAGGCTCCAGCTGGGACCGAGCTCTGAATATGTTATCGCAAGTCACTTATTACGATCAACTGTTGTTGCTTCTGTCCGACCTGCTTCTGTCCGGGTGTGCAGTCACTCTGTGAGCTTTGTGTGTGAACACTTTTACGAGGTATTGTCTAAAAATGAACTAAAGGCGATTTGGAAGTCTTGCCCGCACATGTTTTACGCGTAATTAACGCACGAATGAAACTTTTAAGAACCTTTAATCCTAATacattaatgtctgtgtgttacttttttttatttcccaaaCGACTTAACTGTGGGGTTTGCCTTCTGTTTGAATGCTTTATGTCTGTACAATCGGAATGACAGTAAATAGTAAATAATCATCATTTCCCAATCCATTTGAAATATTAGTGGTTTAGATTTCTGAGAGTGGGTAGCTATTAATCTTATTTCTGTGTGTAATGTAAATAGTGGCATCAGAGCAGCTGTGTGTATCAGAATGTGCTTCATCCCGCTGGGAGTTGTTGCTCTCTGCCCGGCCACATGCCTTTAATGTAGAGATCAGGCAACGGGACAAAGCATGGCTCTGTAAACCCACCCAGAGTCATGCTTTCTACTGCTACAAACATGCCATTTGTATTCACATCAGTGGAAGTATGAAGGCCTCTTAGAATTTGTCCTTGAATTATGGTGCTCCAGGGGGGGGCTTTCGTGCAGGTAGCCCAGCCAGCCCAGCCAGGACAGGTGTAATTGGTCAGAGGCTTATTCTTGGCTAGCCTTTTAATCGggttttctctgctgctgctggactcTGAGTTCCTCTTGTTATATAACATCTAACATGTCTGCACTTTGAGTTAAACCTGTGTGGTAGCATGTAACAATATCTCCACTACAGGTCGATaacagggctgcaactaacactCGTTTTCATGTTCGATTAATCCACCATTA
Protein-coding sequences here:
- the cdk21 gene encoding cyclin-dependent kinase 6, which produces MDICTKPLCYDLLAEVGEGSYGKVYKAREVGGKQRLLAVKKFNIRGDTSDVGIPAFMIREVALLRKMKYFNHPNIVKLLDASAVPVGRSLDLTLVLEYIDQDLSTYISKVPASGLSRDCIKDVMQQLLQGLDFLHTNMVLHRDMKPENILISSRGEVKIADFGLARIYTYNIALTPGVVTLWYRAPEVLLNSVYMSSVDMWSAGCIFAELFLLRPLFQGYTEVQQLQKIFEVIGLPSEEDWPKDSPIRYSVSWGPKGSCTKLLHNLSPDENNLLSQCLAFRPSRRISAAKALAHPVFTKH